Proteins encoded by one window of Rutidosis leptorrhynchoides isolate AG116_Rl617_1_P2 chromosome 7, CSIRO_AGI_Rlap_v1, whole genome shotgun sequence:
- the LOC139857726 gene encoding TORTIFOLIA1-like protein 4 — MSLPKQYTSPSRDFKHRILVCLHKLSDRDTHSAAVNELESIAKTLTHDSIPPFLSSISVTDASDKSPVRKQCVRLISTLSEAHGDVLSPYLSKLISAVIRRLRDPDTVIRSACVAATGSIASHITKPPFTAVAKPLVDALVTEQDSNSQIGAALCLASVINGAPDPDTAYLRRLLPRIEKLLKNNSFKAKTALLSVVTSVISVGAASNPVVVRNLVTIMVEFVAKSEDWTVRKAAAEVLEKLAVVETDLLPEFKSSCLKTFEAKKFDKVKGVRETMNQMIEAWNAIPDLLKEEVSPPPGSHSSKEEADVRNPPQTPQIMSKRISLDGSSTTSATGRSLFETSSRKTGPAMFRKLDRKKPNEQKLDTPVCTPPGTMVTKDDSRLKRMPMKQEMKRALFSEISDEKIYEPQYYEERSSSRDAGGNADSNINLVPRDSEDLSLIRNQLAQIENRQSNLFDLLEKFIGSSQNGMRSLESRVHGLESTLDEISFDLAKSTGRVSKPAPTLCCKLPGADLLSSKLWKKTEIQHSSSRYSSSPSVKNKNHESYNLHNSGFRLQGGGSGIIKNPLAEVHQM, encoded by the exons atgtcgttacCTAAACAATACACTTCACCATCACGTGACTTCAAACACCGGATACTCGTATGCCTCCACAAACTTTCCGACCGTGACACACACTCTGCAGCCGTCAACGAGCTCGAATCCATCGCCAAAACCCTAACTCACGACTCAATTCCACCGTTCCTGTCTTCAATCTCCGTCACCGACGCTTCCGATAAATCTCCGGTACGTAAACAATGCGTCCGTTTAATCTCTACATTATCCGAAGCACACGGTGACGTTTTATCACCTTACCTGTCAAAACTCATCTCCGCCGTGATCCGCCGTCTCCGTGATCCAGACACCGTCATCCGGTCCGCTTGCGTTGCCGCCACCGGCTCAATCGCGTCTCACATCACTAAACCGCCTTTTACTGCGGTTGCGAAACCGTTAGTTGACGCGCTGGTAACAGAACAGGATTCGAATTCACAGATCGGTGCGGCGTTATGTTTAGCGTCCGTTATTAACGGCGCACCGGATCCGGACACGGCTTATTTAAGGCGGTTGTTACCGAGGATCGAGAAGCTGTTGAAGAATAATAGTTTTAAGGCGAAAACGGCATTGTTGAGTGTCGTAACGAGTGTTATTAGTGTTGGTGCTGCTTCGAATCCGGTTGTTGTAAGAAATTTAGTGACGATTATGGTTGAATTTGTGGCTAAAAGTGAGGATTGGACTGTGAGGAAAGCGGCAGCTGAGGTGCTTGAGAAATTGGCTGTTGTTGAGACTGATTTGTTGCCGGAATTTAAAAGTTCGTGTTTGAAGACATTTGAGGCGAAAAAATTCgataag gtGAAAGGTGTTAGGGAGACTATGAATCAGATGATTGAAGCTTGGAATGCGATTCCTGACTTGTTGAAGGAGGAGGTATCACCACCTCCGGGATCACATTCTTCTAAAG AGGAAGCTGATGTGCGAAATCCACCACAAACACCCCAAATAATGAGCAAGCGAATTTCACTTGATGGCTCTTCAACCACTTCTGCTACTGGAAGAAGCTTGTTTGAAACTAGCAGTAGGAAAACTGGTCCGGCCATGTTCCGTAAGCTGGATCGGAAAAAGCCTAATGAGCAGAAACTTGATACACCTGTATGTACTCCTCCTGGAACTATGGTTACTAAGGATGATAGTCGTCTTAAACGTATGCCTATGAAACAAGAAATGAAACGGGCCCTCTTCAGTGAAATTTCTGATGAAAAAATTTATGAACCTCAATATTATGAAGAGAGGTCAAGTTCCAGAGATGCAGGGGGCAATGCTGATTCGAATATCAATTTAGTTCCACGTGATTCTGAGGACTTGTCTTTGATTCGTAACCAACTTGCTCAAATTGAAAACCGACAGTCCAATTTATTTGATCTCCTTGAG AAATTTATTGGGAGCTCACAGAACGGGATGCGGTCACTGGAGTCTCGTGTGCACGGTCTAGAGTCAACACTAGATGAGATTTCATTTGACTTAGCAAAGTCAACTGGACGTGTCTCAAAGCCTGCACCTACATTGTGCTGCAAGTTACCAGGTGCAGATCTGTTGAGCTCTAAGCTTTGGAAGAAAACTGAAATTCAACATTCATCCTCACGTTATTCTTCATCGCCATCTGTCAAGAACAAGAATCATGAATCGTATAACCTTCACAACTCTGGATTTCGCCTGCAAGGTGGTGGTAGTGGGATAATCAAGAATCCATTGGCTGAGGTGCACCAAATGTGA
- the LOC139859054 gene encoding uncharacterized protein, whose product MTSLAISLLTMTTRVLSSRNIEIELASVKLSVRHGFRQAFVQTVIDYAYSHNVQKMTIKWLDIMCLELPISLFMSQSVKDFTFIGPTSIFNQPKINSSLDLPALTTLHLENVTISNKNCAEYGGVFSKCPNLNNLTLFKCDIDDPNNFIRHSEFSKLKPETGLYSYANVVVPHVKNLTVVDCRGRLMLYAPELSSLIYAVVEILQGFHNAKFLTLALEIFEVPSFEREVSGLPSPFGNLMSLKIYPRRLDREKNVKKVKIPKQVRNFLLAASPNASVSIYSREEMKALKDATSAQRMMAKFQLDYFRLILSISSLLIVNVSTCVMEHIES is encoded by the exons ATGACTTCACTCGCGATCTCTCTTCTAACCATGACTACACGTGTTCTCTCTTCTCGCAATATTGAAATTGAACTGGCGTCTGTTAAACTTAGTGTTCGTCATGGATTTAGGCAAGCGTTTGTTCAAACTGTTATCGATTATGCGTATTCGCACAATGTCCAAAAGATGACTATTAAATGGTTGGACATAATGTGTCTCGAACTACCTATTTCTCTTTTTATGTCCCAGTCTGTCAAAGATTTTACTTTCATTGGACCGACTAGCATTTttaatcaacctaaaatcaattCATCTTTGGACCTACCAGCGTTAACAACTTTGCATCTTGAAAATGTCACTATTAGCAACAAGAATTGTGCCGAGTATGGTGGTGTTTTCTCCAAGTGCCCAAACCTGAATAATCTAACCTTGTTTAAGTGCGACATAGACGATCCTAATAATTTCATTCGCCATTCTGAATTTTCTAAACTCAAACCTGAGACGGGATTGTATTCTTATGCAAATGTAGTTGTACCTCACGTGAAGAATCTCACCGTTGTAGACTGCCGAGGCCGTCTTATGCTCTATGCACCGGAATTATCTTctttgat TTATGCAGTTGTTGAGATTCTTCAAGGGTTTCACAATGCCAAATTTCTCACGCTTGCATTGGAAATTTTCGAG GTTCCATCATTTGAAAGAGAAGTCTCTGGTCTACCTTCTCCATTTGGTAATCTAATGAGTCTCAAGATTTATCCACGGAGGTTGGATCGAGAAAAGAATGTAAAGAAAGTAAAGATCCCAAAACAAGTCAGAAACTTTCTTCTAGCTGCTTCTCCAAATGCTAGTGTCTCCATATACTCACGCGAG GAGATGAAAGCATTGAAGGATGCCACATCCGCACAACGAATGATGGCCAAATTCCAG CTTGATTATTTCCGCTTAATCCTTTCTATATCTTCGTTGCTTATTGTGAATGTATCTACATGTGTGATGGAGCACATTGAGAGTTAA